The Primulina huaijiensis isolate GDHJ02 chromosome 6, ASM1229523v2, whole genome shotgun sequence genomic sequence taatttaatttatgaattgtGGAAAAGTGGTATACTACACCATCGTGTCCGATCATGTCTAAACGAAATGGGCTTTTACGGCACCCTCTTATGTGgtgattatgtttatgataatcATTTGATAACCGCTCTTGTGGAACGATGGCGTCGAGAAACTCATACTTTCCACCTGCGAGTTGGCGAGGCCACAATCACGCTACAAGATGTTGCGTTAATTTGGGGGCTGAATGTTGATGGTGATCATATCATCGGGACTGATGTATCTTGCAAGTTTACTGTATGGCAGGTTTATTGTTATGATTGGTTAGGTTTTATGCCACTTCAGACAGACTTCAGATCCAATAGTTTAAAGTTGACTACTCTGTACTTACACTGTACACAAACAGTAATTGATGAAAATAGTACAGGCATAGAAGTGGCACAATACTCCCGATGTGTTGCGATGTTGGTTATCGGTGGTTGTATGTTACCTGATTCTGAAGGTTGTGCGGTCAAACTGTTGTACTTGCATTTTCTGCAAGATATACATAAGGTTCGTAGTTATAGTTGGGCAAGTGCTGTACTTGCATATTTAAAACACGAATTGTGTTCCGCCTCTGGGTCAGGAAAACAAGAAATCGCAGGCCCTTTATACATATTGCAGGTatatttattacaatttttatgtcaatGTATACTCCTTTTTATACAcatttattaaactcaattgTTTTGTAGATTTGGGCATG encodes the following:
- the LOC140979708 gene encoding serine/threonine-protein phosphatase 7 long form homolog, encoding MGFYGTLLCGDYVYDNHLITALVERWRRETHTFHLRVGEATITLQDVALIWGLNVDGDHIIGTDVSCKFTVWQVYCYDWLGFMPLQTDFRSNSLKLTTLYLHCTQTVIDENSTGIEVAQYSRCVAMLVIGGCMLPDSEGCAVKLLYLHFLQDIHKVRSYSWASAVLAYLKHELCSASGSGKQEIAGPLYILQIWAWSRMIPLCPDRLGCNLIARPENENNDDNILQIPPYGARWKNVFTWALTPTHSVRIIRDVLEKMGDCQVFTFH